Proteins encoded by one window of Aspergillus puulaauensis MK2 DNA, chromosome 4, nearly complete sequence:
- a CDS encoding cleavage and polyadenylation specificity factor subunit 5 (COG:A;~EggNog:ENOG410PKIN;~InterPro:IPR016706;~PFAM:PF13869;~go_component: GO:0005849 - mRNA cleavage factor complex [Evidence IEA];~go_function: GO:0003729 - mRNA binding [Evidence IEA];~go_process: GO:0006378 - mRNA polyadenylation [Evidence IEA]), which yields MSTTTTTAMQSSHPPIAPNDFSAKQPETIRLYPLSNYTFGTKETQPEEDPSVLARLKRLEEHYNQHGMRRTCEGILVCHEHNHPHVLMLQIANAFFKLPGDYLFHEDEEIDGFKKRLNERLAPVGSQFSGEGVNEDWEIGDTLAQWWRPNFETFMYPFLPGHVTRPKECKKLYFIQLPKKKVLSVPKNMKLLAVPLFELYDNNQRYGPQLSSIPHLLSRYNFEFVDENDNVVAATPGTGSPEDQVPRTKVLAGSDNKDEDLGMADYNQGAENGGQDQ from the exons AtgtcaacaacgacaaccacAGCAATGCAAAGCAGCCACCC ACCTATCGCGCCGAACGACTTCTCAGCAAAACAGCCCGAGACAATCCGCTTATACCCCCTCTCCAACTACACATTCGGCACAAAGGAAACACaaccagaagaagaccccTCCGTGCTCGCCCGCCTAAAGCGCCTCGAAGAACACTATAACCAGCATGGCATGAGACGGACATGCGAGGGGATCCTCGTCTGCCATGAACACAACCACCCGCACGTCCTGATGCTTCAGATTGCGAATGCTTTCTTCAAGCT ACCAGGCGACTACCTCTtccacgaagacgaagaaatTGACGGATTCAAGAAGCGCTTAAACGAGCGTCTTGCGCCCGTGGGCTCACAGTTCTCTGGCGAGGGCGTGAACGAGGACTGGGAAATCGGCGATACACTCGCGCAGTGGTGGAGGCCCAATTTCGAGACCTTCATGTACCCGTTCTTGCCGGGGCATGTTACGCGGCCGAAGGAGTGCAAGAAGCTTTATTTCATCCAGCTTCCAAAGAAGA AGGTCCTCTCAGTCCCGAAGAACATGAAACTCCTCGCTGTGCCGCTCTTCGAGCTATACGATAACAACCAGCGATACGGACCCCAGCTCTCGTCGATACCGCATCTACTGTCCCGGTATAACTTTGAGTTTGTGGATGAGAACGATAATGTTGTGGCTGCTACGCCTGGGACGGGTTCGCCTGAGGACCAGGTCCCTCGTACAAAGGTCCTT